A genomic region of Streptosporangium lutulentum contains the following coding sequences:
- a CDS encoding YihY/virulence factor BrkB family protein, which produces MAKVQERIEAVREGGRARIGVARVRWHWFDHLIRTVQRYQVQSGDRLAGAVTYFAFLSFFPIIALAFAIFGYFLFADSKATAALAGAINAYLPGLADKLPIKQISESRTGAGIIGLIGLLYAGLGAMDALRGALREISMTTEAPLNFFMGKLRDLASFVLVGITVIFSVVVGGFATQASGVVAGWLGLPGSVTAIAVIWPVGLAVSVLADVVVFLILLGWVGRSTQPFRVVLRGAVLGAIGFGLLKQLAALILSYTLNNPVYGVFAVVVGLLVWINLSARVIIYAAAWTATACFGPPPDPTPSPAVPVDGAPA; this is translated from the coding sequence GTGGCAAAGGTGCAGGAACGGATCGAGGCGGTCCGCGAGGGGGGCAGGGCGCGGATCGGCGTGGCCCGAGTCCGATGGCACTGGTTCGATCATCTGATCAGGACGGTGCAGCGCTACCAGGTCCAGTCCGGAGACCGGCTCGCGGGGGCGGTGACCTACTTCGCGTTCCTGTCGTTCTTTCCGATCATCGCTCTGGCCTTCGCGATCTTCGGCTACTTCCTGTTCGCCGACTCGAAGGCCACCGCCGCGCTGGCCGGGGCCATCAACGCGTACCTGCCGGGTCTCGCCGACAAGCTCCCGATCAAGCAGATCTCCGAGTCCCGGACCGGCGCCGGGATCATCGGCCTGATCGGCCTGCTCTACGCCGGGCTCGGCGCGATGGACGCCCTGCGCGGCGCGCTCCGCGAGATCTCCATGACCACCGAGGCGCCGCTCAACTTCTTCATGGGCAAGCTCCGCGATCTCGCCTCATTCGTCCTGGTCGGCATCACGGTGATCTTCTCGGTGGTGGTCGGCGGCTTCGCCACCCAGGCGAGCGGGGTCGTGGCCGGATGGCTGGGCCTGCCGGGATCGGTGACCGCCATCGCTGTGATCTGGCCCGTCGGCCTGGCGGTCAGCGTGCTGGCCGACGTCGTCGTCTTCCTGATCCTCCTGGGCTGGGTGGGCCGCTCCACGCAGCCGTTCCGCGTGGTGCTGCGCGGAGCCGTGCTGGGCGCGATCGGCTTCGGACTGCTCAAGCAGCTCGCCGCGCTGATCCTGTCGTACACCCTGAACAACCCCGTCTACGGGGTGTTCGCCGTGGTGGTCGGCCTGCTGGTCTGGATCAACCTCTCGGCCCGCGTGATCATCTACGCCGCCGCCTGGACCGCGACCGCCTGCTTCGGACCCCCGCCCGATCCCACCCCGTCCCCGGCCGTTCCCGTCGACGGGGCGCCCGCCTGA
- the trpS gene encoding tryptophan--tRNA ligase, translating into MASPRVLSGIQPTADSFHLGNYLGAVRQYVAMQEGYDAFYCVVDLHAITVEYQPEALRRRSRVAAAQLFAAGLDPERSTVFIQSHVREHTELAWVLICLTGMGEAGRMTQFKDKSAKSGESSAGVGLFTYPILQAADILLYQADKVPVGADQKQHLELTRDLAQRFNHRFGDTFTLPEPHIVKGVEKITDLQDPTAKMSKSSSSPAGILDLLEQPGPLRKKVMRAVTDTGSEILADDENKPGVTNLLRIQSALSGTPIPELEARYAGQGYGTFKKDVAELVVDTFTPIRERTEKLLANEAELDRMLAIGAARARSVAAGTMAQVRDRVGFLPSLTL; encoded by the coding sequence ATGGCCAGTCCTCGTGTCTTGTCCGGCATCCAGCCCACCGCCGACTCCTTCCACCTGGGCAACTACCTCGGCGCCGTGCGGCAGTATGTCGCCATGCAGGAGGGCTACGACGCCTTCTACTGCGTCGTCGACCTGCACGCGATCACGGTGGAGTACCAGCCGGAGGCGCTGCGCAGGCGCTCCAGGGTCGCCGCGGCCCAGCTCTTCGCCGCGGGTCTGGACCCGGAGCGGTCCACCGTCTTCATCCAGAGCCACGTCCGCGAGCACACCGAGCTGGCCTGGGTGCTGATCTGTCTCACCGGCATGGGCGAGGCGGGCCGGATGACCCAGTTCAAGGACAAGTCGGCGAAGTCGGGAGAGAGCTCGGCCGGTGTCGGGCTGTTCACCTACCCGATCCTGCAGGCCGCCGACATCCTGCTCTACCAGGCCGACAAGGTGCCGGTCGGAGCCGACCAGAAGCAGCACCTGGAGCTCACCCGCGACCTCGCGCAGCGCTTCAACCACCGCTTCGGCGATACCTTCACGCTGCCCGAGCCGCACATCGTCAAGGGCGTCGAGAAGATCACCGACCTTCAGGACCCCACGGCGAAGATGTCGAAGTCCTCCTCTTCGCCCGCCGGCATCCTGGACCTGCTGGAGCAGCCGGGGCCGCTCCGCAAGAAGGTCATGCGCGCGGTCACCGACACCGGATCCGAGATCCTCGCCGACGACGAGAACAAGCCCGGCGTCACCAACCTGCTGCGCATCCAGTCCGCCCTGAGCGGCACCCCGATTCCCGAGCTGGAGGCCCGCTACGCCGGCCAGGGATACGGCACCTTCAAGAAAGACGTGGCCGAGCTGGTCGTGGACACCTTCACCCCGATCAGGGAGCGCACCGAGAAGCTGCTGGCGAACGAGGCCGAGCTCGACAGGATGCTCGCCATCGGGGCTGCAAGGGCCCGTAGCGTGGCCGCGGGGACCATGGCCCAGGTTCGTGACCGGGTTGGTTTCCTGCCTTCTCTGACGCTCTGA
- a CDS encoding hemolysin family protein codes for MNSVVANIALVLLFVLIGGFFAAAEMAMVSLRESQVRRLSGRGRRGARAAKLARDPNRFLAAVQIGVTVATMMSAAFGADTLAKDLVPVVTGWGVPASAAATIALVLVTLVISYFSLVLGELAPKRLARQRAEGLSLLVAPFLDRLALLSRPLIWALSKSSDGVVRLLGGNPDTDREEISTEELRDMVVGHQELTVDERHLIAEVFAAGKRQLREVMLPRTEVEFMSADTRLAEAAILAAAMPHSRFPVYRDSYDDVVGFVHIRDLLDPVLTGSIEPISELVPIRPVKLVPASKRVLATLSEMRDEGHHLAIVVDEYGGTAGIVTMEDLVEELVGDIRDEHDVEDRQVVLPAGEAELDGLANLDEVATETGIRLPDGPYETLGGFVMSALGHLPALGERVEIPGFELSVTDLDGRRVSRVRIKHRPEAPPEPDGRAPTTPGG; via the coding sequence GTGAACAGCGTCGTGGCGAACATCGCCCTGGTCCTGCTTTTCGTACTGATCGGGGGATTCTTCGCCGCCGCCGAGATGGCCATGGTCTCCCTGAGGGAGAGCCAGGTGAGGCGGCTCAGTGGTCGCGGCCGCCGGGGGGCGAGAGCGGCCAAGCTCGCCCGCGACCCCAACCGCTTCCTCGCGGCCGTGCAGATCGGCGTCACCGTGGCGACCATGATGTCGGCCGCGTTCGGCGCCGACACCCTGGCCAAGGACCTGGTCCCGGTGGTGACCGGCTGGGGGGTGCCCGCGTCCGCCGCGGCCACGATCGCGCTGGTGCTCGTGACGCTGGTCATCTCCTACTTCTCGCTGGTGCTGGGCGAGCTCGCGCCCAAGCGGCTCGCCCGGCAGCGGGCCGAGGGGCTCTCCCTGCTGGTCGCGCCGTTCCTGGACCGGCTGGCCTTGCTGTCGCGACCGCTCATCTGGGCGCTGTCGAAGTCCAGCGACGGCGTGGTCCGGCTGCTCGGCGGCAACCCCGACACGGATCGGGAGGAGATCTCCACCGAGGAGCTGCGCGACATGGTGGTCGGCCACCAGGAGCTCACCGTCGACGAGCGCCATCTGATCGCGGAGGTCTTCGCGGCGGGCAAGCGGCAGCTCCGCGAGGTGATGCTGCCGCGCACCGAGGTGGAGTTCATGTCCGCCGACACCCGGCTGGCCGAGGCCGCGATCCTGGCCGCGGCCATGCCGCACTCCCGTTTCCCCGTCTACCGGGACTCCTACGACGACGTCGTGGGGTTCGTCCACATCCGGGACCTGCTCGACCCGGTGCTGACCGGGTCGATCGAGCCGATCAGCGAGCTGGTGCCGATCCGCCCGGTCAAACTGGTCCCCGCCAGCAAGCGGGTGCTGGCCACGCTGTCGGAGATGCGCGACGAGGGCCACCACCTGGCGATCGTGGTCGACGAGTACGGCGGCACCGCGGGCATCGTCACCATGGAGGACCTGGTCGAGGAGCTCGTCGGCGACATCCGCGACGAGCACGACGTGGAGGACCGGCAGGTCGTGCTCCCCGCGGGAGAGGCCGAGCTCGACGGGCTGGCCAACCTCGACGAGGTGGCGACCGAGACCGGGATCCGGTTGCCCGACGGCCCCTACGAGACCCTCGGCGGGTTCGTCATGTCGGCCCTCGGCCACCTGCCGGCGCTGGGGGAGCGGGTGGAGATCCCCGGCTTCGAGCTGTCGGTCACGGACCTGGACGGCCGCAGGGTGTCGCGGGTTCGTATCAAACACCGGCCGGAGGCGCCCCCGGAGCCTGACGGGCGGGCACCAACGACTCCCGGAGGCTGA
- the galE gene encoding UDP-glucose 4-epimerase GalE, which yields MKLLVTGGAGYIGSVVAAQLVEAGHQVTVLDDLSTGHADAVPSGARFVEGSITDAGGVLPGMDGVLHFAAKSLVGESVEKPGLYWANNLGGTLALLDAMRTAEVGRIVFSSTAATYGEPERSPVLETDPTRPTNPYGASKLAVDTALTTFAGLYGLAAVSLRYFNVGGAHTAEDGRVYRERHTVETHLIPNVLAVALGGRDAVSVFGTDYPTPDGTCVRDYIHVADLARAHLLAMEACSPGEHKIYNLGNGTGFSVQEVLSVCREVTGHEIPAVVQERRAGDPAVLVASSEKIQRELGWKPEHPSVRDIVADAWDVLPR from the coding sequence GTGAAGCTGCTGGTCACCGGAGGTGCCGGATACATAGGCAGCGTCGTGGCGGCGCAACTCGTCGAGGCCGGTCACCAGGTCACCGTGCTGGACGACCTCTCCACCGGTCATGCCGACGCGGTGCCGTCCGGCGCCCGCTTCGTGGAGGGATCGATCACCGACGCCGGCGGCGTGCTGCCCGGAATGGACGGCGTGCTGCACTTCGCGGCGAAGTCCCTGGTCGGCGAGTCGGTGGAGAAGCCCGGCCTGTACTGGGCGAACAACCTCGGCGGCACCCTCGCCCTGCTCGACGCCATGCGGACCGCCGAGGTCGGGCGGATCGTCTTCTCCTCCACCGCCGCCACGTACGGCGAGCCGGAGCGCTCCCCGGTCCTGGAGACCGACCCGACCCGGCCGACCAATCCCTACGGCGCGTCCAAACTCGCCGTCGACACCGCGCTGACCACGTTCGCCGGGCTGTACGGCCTGGCCGCGGTGAGCCTGCGATACTTCAACGTGGGCGGCGCCCACACCGCGGAAGACGGGCGGGTCTACCGCGAGCGTCACACCGTGGAGACCCACCTGATCCCCAACGTCCTGGCCGTGGCGCTCGGCGGACGCGACGCGGTCAGCGTGTTCGGCACGGACTACCCCACCCCCGACGGCACGTGCGTGCGCGACTACATCCACGTGGCCGATCTGGCCAGAGCGCACCTCCTGGCGATGGAAGCCTGCTCCCCGGGCGAGCACAAGATCTACAACCTGGGAAACGGCACCGGTTTCTCGGTTCAGGAGGTCCTGTCGGTCTGCCGCGAGGTCACCGGGCACGAGATTCCGGCGGTCGTACAGGAGCGTCGCGCCGGAGACCCGGCGGTGCTGGTGGCCTCGTCCGAGAAGATCCAGCGCGAGCTCGGGTGGAAGCCCGAACACCCGTCCGTCCGGGACATCGTCGCCGACGCCTGGGACGTTCTGCCGCGCTGA